The DNA region TTCTTCTTTTGATTTCTTTTACGTTGCTGTCATTCTTTGGAGGGCCTTCTAATTCTTTGTCAAAAAACCTTAAACAGAATAACCTTGAGAAAAAAGAGCTTCCTATGCCTAACACACCGAGCATATCACACAATAATATTGGCACTACTCAGAAGGAAAAAATACATGCTAATGAAAATGAAATAGAGGCGAATGAGAATACATTAAATGATAAACTGAGGTCGCATGGGTTAGACTCTAATTTGTATGGTGTGGAACAAAAAATGATATTAGTAAAAGGCATTGAAACTGGAGTAAATGTTCACTTATTTTCTGACCCACGATTTAGTCCAGAACAGATGCAAGAAATTTTATTAGGTTTGCAAAAAGGATTGGATGTTACCAAATACAATAAAACAATATATTCACCTAATATGATGAAGCAGATTCGAGAGACATTAGAATTAGGAAACTAATGATGAAATATGTTTAAATATTATTTTTACACTCATATTTAAGGAGTAACAAATGTATCACAGACACATTCTTATTATTTCCTCTATGTTACTCGTTTCTTCTTTTTCTGCTTATTCTGAAACGGTCGTAGAACGTTCCTTTGAAACGCTTCGTCAAACACCACGTGTGTGCCCGGAGCAATTTACTTTTGCAGTTGTAGGCGATAGTCAACCTACAGAACCTGGGGAATTACCGCCAGTATTTTTTAGAATGATGGAGGAATGGAATTGTGTAAAACCTGCTTTTGTTATGAGTGTTGGAGACCTTATATTAGGCGGTTCAGCGGAAGGACTTCCTAAACAATGGGCGGACTTTACAAATGCTATTCGTTTGGGTCTTAATCATATCCCTTTTTTTCCAGCACCAGGAAACCATGATATATCCGATAAAAACTCCGAAGATATTTATAAGTCTGAAATAGGACCTACATGCTATGCCTTTTCTTATGGGAATGCGAGGTTTATTGTGTTAAATTCGGAGGAGCCAGGGCAAGTGGATTCTTTCTCTGAAATTCAAAAAGTGTGGCTACAAAAAGAACTTGCCAAAGTAACTGAAAAGCATATCTTTGTATTTCTACACAAACCATATTTTGTCAATCCTGAACATCAGGGCTGGAATGAGATTGCCCAGATGTTAAAGCCGTTCAAGAGTGTCTATGTTTTTGCAGGTCATGACCATCGATATCTAAATGTAGGAAAACGAGACAATATTCAGTATGTGATTACAGGTGGAGGTGGTGGCCCGATTCGTAAACCTCCAGAAGAAGGTGGTTTCCACCATTATCTCCTTGTACGTGTAGAAAATGAAGAAGTGTCATGGAGTGTTATAAAACCTGGCTTTGTTGAATCATCAGATATCGTGACAAAAGAGAAAATAGAATTATGGAATCAATGGAGAGATGCATTTCAAATACCAACAATAGAATGGGATTGGGGTAATCCTATTCATATTGATGTTCCAATGAAAATAACAAATCCGTCGTCTGATGCTACAACAATTGAAATACAGTGGGATAGTCCACCCTCTTGGACAGTAACACCGTCAAACAGCAAAATTCCCTTGGGATTTGACAATACTAACAATACTGCAACAGTGCGGATAAGTATGAGTCGAAATGAGCCGTCACCAAAGTTATATCCTGTGCCAACAGCAAATATTGTTATCCCACTAACGGAGGGTAATTATTCATTAAATATACCGTTTCCGATAGTTCCGTCAATTGGGATTCCATATACTGATATTTCACCAACAATAGATGGTAATTTGTATGAATGGGAAACCATCCCTTCCTATCCATTACTTTATCCTGTCCGTTTTGAGCCTTCCCAAAATACTCAAGACTTGCAAGCCTCATGGCAATGTAGTTGGAATGAAAAAGGACTATATATGGCGGTTACAGTATACGATAATGAATTTGTTCAACCGTATGCAGGGGATATAGTCTGGTGTGCTGACAATCTGGAATTATTTTTAGGTGTTTGGGAATGGAGTTTAACATTAACGGAGCACGGACCGGAGGTCTTTCTTTATGAGGGTCCTGGTAGAGAAGAGGAAACCGTGAATACAGTTGTCCAACTTGCAGTAGTTCGTAACGAACCTTATACATATTACGAAGCCTATTTTCCACCATCAGAATTAACTCCCCTATTATTAGAAGCGTACCAAAAAATTACATTTTCTCTGATTGCAAATGATTTAGACAAATCTGGTGATAATCCGAAGCGACATTGGCTCGAATTTACACCGGACGCAGGCTCCGGCGAGGATGATTTTCCACGGGCTATTTTAGTATTACAACCATCTAAGATGTAGTGATTGCAAATATTACGATTTGTATATTACGCCTAAAAAAGAATATAAAAATGTATTATTAAAGTTTATCAACGTATAATTCTTACATTAAATTAAAACATATTATAGGAGGTAAAAATTATGGCAGAATATTTTCCCGAAGTTCAGAAACCAATTGCTTATGAAGGTCCCGATTCAAAAAATCCACTTGCGTTTAAGCATTATAATCCGAAGGAAAAAGTATTAGGTAAGACGATGGAGCAACATCTCCGTTTTGCGGTTTGTTATTGGCATACATTTCGTGGTTCTGGGGCAGATATGTTTGGTGCTCCAACATTATTCCGAAATTTCAGGCAAGCAAAAGACGAAATGGAGGCGGCAGAAAAAACACTTGTTGCTGCATTTGAGTTTTTCACCAAGTTAGGTGTAGGTTTTTGGTGTTTTCATGACGCAGATATTGCACCAGAAGCGGATACTCTCTCAGAAACGAATAAACGGTTAGACCATATTGTAAAATTAGCCAAGAAACTTCAAAAAGATACTGGAGTAAAATTGTTATGGGGAACATGTAACCTTTTCTCCCATCCACGCTTTATGGCAGGTGCTGGGACTAATCCATCGCCTGATGTTTTTGCCTTTGCCGGTGCAAAAGTGAAAAAAGCCCTTGAGATAACACATGAACTAAATGGTGCTGGCTATGTTTTTTGGGGTGGTCGTGAAGGATATGACACATTGCTTAATACGGATATGAAGAGAGAATTAGACCATTTAGCCCTGTTTCTGCAGATGGCAGTAGATTACAAAAAGAAAATTGGATTTAAGGGACAGTTCTACATTGAGCCGAAACCAAAGGAGCCAACAAAACATCAGTATGACTTTGATTCTGCAAGTTGCTATGCCTTTTTACAACATTACAAGTTGACAGAGCATTTCAAATTAAATATTGAAGCAAATCATGCAACATTAGCAGGGCATACATTCCACCATGAATTGGCATTTGCCGCAGTAAATGGGTTATTAGGTTCTGTTGATGCTAATCGTGGTGACTTATTATTAGGTTGGGATACAGACCAATTCCCGACAGACTTATATGACACAACATTGGCAATGTATATAATTATCAAAGCAGGGGGATTTACCACAGGTGGATTAAACTTCGATGCACATGTGCGTCGTCAATCCATAGACCCGATAGACTTGTTCTATGCTCACATTGGTGCTATGGATGCATTTGCACGTGGATTAAAAATTGCAGGAAAATTGATAAAAGACAAAGTCTTCGAAAAAGCGATAGCCCAAAGATATGCAGGCTGGAACAAGGATTTTGGCAAAAAGATAGAGAATAAAAAACTCTCCTTTGTTGAACTTGCTAAATATGCAGAGGCTCATGGCGAACCAAAACTGCAAAGTGG from Candidatus Hydrogenedens sp. includes:
- a CDS encoding metallophosphoesterase — its product is MYHRHILIISSMLLVSSFSAYSETVVERSFETLRQTPRVCPEQFTFAVVGDSQPTEPGELPPVFFRMMEEWNCVKPAFVMSVGDLILGGSAEGLPKQWADFTNAIRLGLNHIPFFPAPGNHDISDKNSEDIYKSEIGPTCYAFSYGNARFIVLNSEEPGQVDSFSEIQKVWLQKELAKVTEKHIFVFLHKPYFVNPEHQGWNEIAQMLKPFKSVYVFAGHDHRYLNVGKRDNIQYVITGGGGGPIRKPPEEGGFHHYLLVRVENEEVSWSVIKPGFVESSDIVTKEKIELWNQWRDAFQIPTIEWDWGNPIHIDVPMKITNPSSDATTIEIQWDSPPSWTVTPSNSKIPLGFDNTNNTATVRISMSRNEPSPKLYPVPTANIVIPLTEGNYSLNIPFPIVPSIGIPYTDISPTIDGNLYEWETIPSYPLLYPVRFEPSQNTQDLQASWQCSWNEKGLYMAVTVYDNEFVQPYAGDIVWCADNLELFLGVWEWSLTLTEHGPEVFLYEGPGREEETVNTVVQLAVVRNEPYTYYEAYFPPSELTPLLLEAYQKITFSLIANDLDKSGDNPKRHWLEFTPDAGSGEDDFPRAILVLQPSKM
- the xylA gene encoding xylose isomerase, translated to MAEYFPEVQKPIAYEGPDSKNPLAFKHYNPKEKVLGKTMEQHLRFAVCYWHTFRGSGADMFGAPTLFRNFRQAKDEMEAAEKTLVAAFEFFTKLGVGFWCFHDADIAPEADTLSETNKRLDHIVKLAKKLQKDTGVKLLWGTCNLFSHPRFMAGAGTNPSPDVFAFAGAKVKKALEITHELNGAGYVFWGGREGYDTLLNTDMKRELDHLALFLQMAVDYKKKIGFKGQFYIEPKPKEPTKHQYDFDSASCYAFLQHYKLTEHFKLNIEANHATLAGHTFHHELAFAAVNGLLGSVDANRGDLLLGWDTDQFPTDLYDTTLAMYIIIKAGGFTTGGLNFDAHVRRQSIDPIDLFYAHIGAMDAFARGLKIAGKLIKDKVFEKAIAQRYAGWNKDFGKKIENKKLSFVELAKYAEAHGEPKLQSGRQELLENILNEYIR